Below is a genomic region from Microbulbifer sp. ALW1.
CCTGAGACAGAAGTTCGCTCTCTGGTAATAAACAACAATAATGAGAGGATCACCTGTGGAAACACTAAAACAGGATCAGCATGTACTCCGTGAAACGGAGTCTTCAGTGACTCCAGAGAGCACCGGTCTAATGGACCGGATTTTCAAACTGAGCGAACACAAAACCACGGTAAAGACCGAATTGGTCGCCGGTCTTACAACCTTCTTTACCATGGCGTATGTGATTTTCGTAAACCCCAACATCATGGCCGCGGCCGGTGTGGATCACGGGGCGGCATTTGTTGCTACCTGTATCGGCGCTGCGCTGGCGTGTTTCCTGATGGGGCTCTACGCCAACTGGCCGGTGGGACTGGCTCCGGGCATGGGGCTCAATGCGTTTTTCACCTACACCGTTGTCGGTGAAATGGGATACAGCTGGCAGATAGCGCTGGGCGCCGTATTTATCTCCGGCGTGCTGTTTATGATCATGAGTCTGTCGCGGATCCGTGAGTGGCTGCTGAACAGTATCCCTCTCAGCCTGCGCTTCGCCATGGGTGCCGGTGTGGGCCTCTTCCTGGGGCTGATCGGCCTGAAAACTGCGGGCATCGTGGTTGCCAACCCGGCTACCCTGCTGTCCATGGGCAGTTTCAGTAACCCTTCCGCACTGCTCGCTGCACTCTGCTTTCTGCTGATTGCGATTCTCAGCTACCGCAAAATGTTCGGCGCCATCCTGTTCAGCATGCTGGGCGTGACCGCGCTGGGCTGGATGTTTGGCCTGGTGGAATATCAGGGGCTGGTTTCAGCGCCGCCGAGCCTGGCGCCCACCTGGATGGCAATGGATATTGCCGGCGCCCTGAATGTCGGCATGATCAGCGTGATCCTCGCCTTCCTGTTTGTGAATATGTTCGATACCGCCGGCACCCTGATGGGGGTGGCGCACCGCGCCCACCTTGTCGATGACGATGGCCGTATCAAAAATCTTTCGCGCGCCCTTAAGGCCGATTCTTCCTCCAGCGTAATGGGTGCCTTTTTCGGCTGCCCACCGGTGACCAGCTACGTGGAAAGTGCATCCGGCGTTGCCGCCGGCGGTCGCACCGGACTGACAGCCGTCACCGTCGGTGCGCTGTTTCTGCTGGCCATGTTCTTCGCGCCGCTGGCGGGAATGATTCCGGCGTACGCCACCGCAGGTGCGCTGATCTATGTGGCCATGTTGATGATGGGTGGCATGGCGCATATCAACTGGAAAGATCACACCGATACCATCCCGGCCATCGTTACCGTGGTGATGATGCCGCTGACCTTCTCCATCGCCAATGGCATCGCACTGGGCTTCCTGACCTACACCGCCATGAAGCTGTTTACCGGCCAGCACGAAAAAGTGTCCGTGAGCCTGTATGTGCTGAGCGCCATTTTTATCGCCAAGTTTGCGTTCCTGTAAGCCGCATTTCTCCAAGGCGAAACGCTAAGCAAAAAATTGCGATCCAGAAATGACTCACCGCCGGGGTGCTGATTACGCACCCCGGTCCGGGTGAGGTGTGTCTGGGAAATGCGCATTCAAGGGCCGTGAAGAGCCTGCCCCAAGGGTTGTTGGAAGTTTGTGGTCGACAGCCAGGCAAACGAAGCACGCGCTGCGTGCACAATAAAAATAACCTGAGAGAATGAGTTGTGAAATCAATCAATAAAATCCTGATGACTTCCGCCCTGGCTGCGGCCATCGCGCCCGCCGCTCATGCGGAGCGTTTTTTCGGCTCCTCCAGTGTGTCTGTTCTGCACAGTGGCCAATATGAAACCTTTGGCGACCGGCAGGAGGATGCCACCGTTTTCACTTTTGAAAATGTGGCAGCGAACAACTGGGGTGACAGTTTCTTCTTCCTCGATCGCTACCAGGTGGAAGATGAAGACACCGGCGCTAACGATACTTACGGCGAATTCGCACCGCGGGTAAGCCTGGGATGGTTGACCGGCAACGAGCTGAAGCTTGGACCGGTAAAAGATATTTTGCTGGCGGGAACTTACGAATTCGGCGGCGGTGCCGATGCGGATAACTATCTTGCGGGCGTTGGTGTCAGCTGGGACCTTCCTGGTGTCCAGTATTTCAATACCAACTTCTACTATGTGGATAACAACACGGCGTTTGACAACCCGAATGACTGGCAGATGACGGTAACCTGGGGCGCGCCCTTTGAAATTGGCTCGGCCAAGTTACTGTTTGACGGTTTCGCGGACTATTCTTCCGGTGTCGGTGGTGCCCAGGCGGCGGAAACCCATATCAACCCGCAGCTGACGCTGGACATCGGTAGCCTGACGGATAACCCCGGCGTTATGTACGCGGGTATTGAGTATTCCTACTGGCGCAACAAATTTGGTACCCGTGCCATTGATACCGAGAATGCGGTGAGTGCGTTGGTGAAGTTTTACTTCTAACTTGTGAATTCTCGCGATAAAAAATGCCCGGGCAGTGATGCTCGGGCATTTTTTTGTTAGGGGTTTGAAGCTGGTTTGGTGGCGGTGGAGTACTGGGTGTAGGTTTTCGAAACCGCTGTGAATACATCCCTGTACGCTGCGTCAGCGACGTCCCTGTCGCTGACGCTTTCGAACACCTACACCCAGCACTCCACCTTAAATTCAGAGACCTTTACTTCGTAGCGCCGAATTACTTGGCGCGGTCGACGAGCCGTAGACGGGCAATCTTGTTGATCTGCTCGATTGCGGTTTTGCGTTCTTCTTCAATGCTGTTTTTCAGGCGTACTTCGAACGCATCGAGAATCAGGAAGCGGTTACTGCCTTTCACCGCCATGATGAAGGGGAACTGGAAGCGGTCTTTGTAGGCATTGTTCAGTTGTTCGAAACGCGCCAGTTCTTCTGGTGTGCACTGATCCAAGCCGACGCCGGCCTGCTCTTTGGTGGAGTCGTCGGTCAGCTCGCCGGCCAACGCCGCTTTGCCTGCCAAATCCGGGTGGGCACAAATCACGCCCATCTGCTCTTCTTCTGTGGCCCCCCAAAGCTCCTGCGCCATCGCCTCCGCCAATACCAGCGGATCGGAGTGATCTTCTGAAAGCCCTTTGTCCCACGCTCTCTGCGCAACCCAGGGGGAGTGTTCGTAGATATCCCCAAACCGCGCAACAAAATCCTCACGGCGCTGGGTGGCCGGCGCTGGCGCCAGGCGATTTGCAGTAATGGTTGCGGTCATCGTTCTCTCTCCTGATCCTGCTAGATTAATGTATTCACTTACAAAAACAAATTGTATACACAAAGTGTTTGAATATGTATCCATATTTGGTGTAAAAATAAATCCACAACATACAGCAGCACTCGGAGTCCTCTTTATAGACCGGGTGCTGAAAGCATCTGCGAGATTGGAAGAACACAGGAGAAAACGATGGGACGTCTCACTACCCATGTGCTGGATACCGCCCTGGGATTGCCGGGGCAGGGGATTCGGGTGGAGGTCTACCGGCTGAACGGCGGAAACCGCACTTGGATCAAGGAAGTGGTCACCAATGACGACGGCCGCTGCGATGGCCCGATTCTGGAAGGTAATGACTTCGCCATCGGCGAATACGAGCTGGTATTCCACGCCGGTGACTACCTGCGCCGCCAGGGCAACAAAAATGGCGAGCCGCGTTTTCTGGAT
It encodes:
- the uraH gene encoding hydroxyisourate hydrolase, with the translated sequence MGRLTTHVLDTALGLPGQGIRVEVYRLNGGNRTWIKEVVTNDDGRCDGPILEGNDFAIGEYELVFHAGDYLRRQGNKNGEPRFLDVIPLRFGVADASQHYHVPLLVSPYSYSTYRGS
- the uraD gene encoding 2-oxo-4-hydroxy-4-carboxy-5-ureidoimidazoline decarboxylase, encoding MTATITANRLAPAPATQRREDFVARFGDIYEHSPWVAQRAWDKGLSEDHSDPLVLAEAMAQELWGATEEEQMGVICAHPDLAGKAALAGELTDDSTKEQAGVGLDQCTPEELARFEQLNNAYKDRFQFPFIMAVKGSNRFLILDAFEVRLKNSIEEERKTAIEQINKIARLRLVDRAK
- a CDS encoding NCS2 family permease; amino-acid sequence: MDRIFKLSEHKTTVKTELVAGLTTFFTMAYVIFVNPNIMAAAGVDHGAAFVATCIGAALACFLMGLYANWPVGLAPGMGLNAFFTYTVVGEMGYSWQIALGAVFISGVLFMIMSLSRIREWLLNSIPLSLRFAMGAGVGLFLGLIGLKTAGIVVANPATLLSMGSFSNPSALLAALCFLLIAILSYRKMFGAILFSMLGVTALGWMFGLVEYQGLVSAPPSLAPTWMAMDIAGALNVGMISVILAFLFVNMFDTAGTLMGVAHRAHLVDDDGRIKNLSRALKADSSSSVMGAFFGCPPVTSYVESASGVAAGGRTGLTAVTVGALFLLAMFFAPLAGMIPAYATAGALIYVAMLMMGGMAHINWKDHTDTIPAIVTVVMMPLTFSIANGIALGFLTYTAMKLFTGQHEKVSVSLYVLSAIFIAKFAFL
- a CDS encoding outer membrane protein OmpK, which produces MKSINKILMTSALAAAIAPAAHAERFFGSSSVSVLHSGQYETFGDRQEDATVFTFENVAANNWGDSFFFLDRYQVEDEDTGANDTYGEFAPRVSLGWLTGNELKLGPVKDILLAGTYEFGGGADADNYLAGVGVSWDLPGVQYFNTNFYYVDNNTAFDNPNDWQMTVTWGAPFEIGSAKLLFDGFADYSSGVGGAQAAETHINPQLTLDIGSLTDNPGVMYAGIEYSYWRNKFGTRAIDTENAVSALVKFYF